The following are encoded together in the Drosophila biarmipes strain raj3 chromosome 3L, RU_DBia_V1.1, whole genome shotgun sequence genome:
- the LOC108028333 gene encoding probable serine/threonine-protein kinase yakA isoform X1, protein MDPNSSPWSYAYNRIVPASAGSSGGTAEDFQHPHLATITAASIASFNAAAASGGSFVPPSPIGSYNPVFQQIYHHAAAASVQPKPAHYASSAVSTPHRQLQLPSSLDKQLSSFQNQAAVSAAAAAVVNNVASNYYGENSSSSGASPSPTTVALTSTSLTWNTPNMISNTFLAMQQQQQQQQAQQQQQQAQQQQQQAQQQQLNLVADKVEIKQEKQLKAYNDSIYLIQLQQQQQQQQQQAAQQQQQQLQQQLQQEIVEADTEPDTYYMIDGRKVKVTRKDGQAFRATIVEQQDGSPVPLAVPVPAGSYPAQYASPALSSADGSPITNLHAVDVVSTPQAQVIVYKTASPVQRRSEAGAGSSATAAPTTVAYSSVIQSTLQQQQQHQQNICWTKLEDDGAGQEDIKNVLQLQVKQEQRQLEYANEASTVDVSGGGENLVFNLPPGLEIKQTFYPAGVVDGEQLQLQEHNQNQTQSQSSGRRQHVVANMIMSPAAGNLASQIQVVPKEEVKPPPKPAKTPRKRQPKKTLIPSSSDYGNVRSPQEPQHHQLQQQQQQQQQHNQQQQQQNTYYDFNSKWNTPLKTENNAASVSPAATINIPTYPQQSQQQQHQQQQAQQQQQQHLPQPAHLQSSQAQSHLTQLAQYYPAFPQPIASQYTACMQQQQQQQQQQQQQQQQAAYTQQQHQQAYTQQQQQQAQQQRQEKNEATQQQEEEATAAAAAAAAAAASNKVIVPNIEEELDFLADATAAPKQGYSNSLSSNGRGTNSSTNNTNFGIRNPNKTPSPEPSNCPPNSHAANNGHGHSVVTPATPSTSGASAATTYSPAAPKPVSVGTQIGEKKTQFMDSYLKFLQGERDDDPPPVVKPSRKLNYPRAPYKRKGKGSGSGGDEPTTSQATQSAGDAGQAVDGLAGLVGDDGHRIKILSQTQILPKKRPHAQMVAAAAAAESAPSSSVIQQPGDQTSFRPYAQQQQQAQQQQQQQSMSGQHFVQQHCAQLTAGAGQDPLSVPPRREQCSRKAKQSSMHAMLMNSSAVAGDTGVVGEPEEFTDSDTDPVWTPQEEDSDDGKGYGKRKLARRSKGTPRKNTYDHASELQQPQQQQQHHQQLQQMQVSQQHHQQQQQQQQVQQLSGGGESGYNSQQNMSGVADVGYASASSGTAANSENFKTGDFIVLRSDLVNDWPTIWQVDSKCILQKYEPFRQNGKTFYRNMSKYASWNLETKKLYLKAPVRIQLHSHTETIVEFMRSELLADDTEQFIEKIMEDYLSYRDNFEIYIQTMISQALDPSFFSEITREKDDYFLGSVRVVDNIMENCKRKLLAITPWTRSTISSIETWPKCHVFSEWEQNNLTQKNCAGCHQPGIAVRFLLFGEPYNPNTMQTIPVDPRIVYEKDIVLCRICAARADLFHKIAHEKYNLFINCSQRVTEQQQQFPGKTSTEILNDLLAEHNWIDELFRNMRNCWAEVESLERQKRFREVMQ, encoded by the exons ATGGATCCCAACTCCAGTCCCTGGTCGTACGCCTACAACCGCATCGTGCCCGCCAGCGCCGGCAGCTCTGGAGGAACAGCAGAGGACTTCCAGCACCCGCACCTGGCCACCATCACAGCCGCCAGCATCGCCAGCTTCAATGCGGCAGCCGCCAGTGGTGGCAGCTTTGTGCCTCCTTCGCCGATTGGCAGCTACAACCCAGTATTCCAGCAGATATACCACCATGCGGCGGCGGCCAGTGTCCAGCCAAAACCCGCCCACTATGCCTCGTCGGCGGTCAGCACGCCACACCGCCAGCTGCAGCTACCCAGCTCGCTGGACAAGCAGCTCAGCTCGTTCCAGAACCAGGCGGCTGTGTCGGCGGCAGCGGCCGCTGTGGTCAACAATGTGGCCTCGAATTACTACGGGGAGAACTCCTCGTCAAGTGGAGCATCGCCCTCGCCCACAACGGTGGCGCTGACGTCGACGTCGCTGACATGGAACACGCCGAACATGATATCGAACACCTTCCTGGccatgcagcagcagcagcaacaacagcaggcgcaacagcaacagcaacaggcccagcagcaacagcagcaggcgcagcagcaacagctcaACCTGGTGGCCGACAAAGTG GAAATTAAGCaggaaaagcaattaaaagccTACAACGACTCGATTTACCTGATCCaactgcaacaacagcagcagcagcaacaacaacaggcggcgcagcaacagcagcagcagctccagcagcaactgcagcaggagATCGTCGAGGCGGACACGGAGCCGGACACCTATTACATGATCGATGGCCGGAAGGTCAAGGTGACGCGCAAGGATGGCCAGGCGTTTCGAGCGACAATAGTCGAGCAACAGGACGGCAGTCCGGTGCCGCTGGCAGTGCCAGTTCCGGCGGGATCCTATCCGGCGCAATATGCGAGCCCGGCGTTGAGCTCCGCAGATGGATCGCCCATTACGAATTTACATGCCGTGGACGTGGTCAGCACACCGCAGGCCCAGGTGATCGTCTACAAGACGGCGTCCCCGGTACAAAGGCGGTCGGAGGCAGGCGCTGGATCGTCTGCGACTGCCGCGCCCACCACTGTGGCCTATTCATCTGTGATACAAAGCaccctgcagcagcagcaacagcaccagCAGAACATTTGTTGGACGAAGCTGGAGGACGACGGTGCGGGGCAGGAGGATATCAAGAAcgtgctgcagctgcaggtgAAGCAGGAGCAGCGCCAGCTGGAATATGCCAACGAGGCATCGACAGTAGACGTCAGCGGTGGTGGCGAAAATCTAGTGTTCAACCTCCCGCCTGGGCTGGAGATTAAGCAAACCTTCTATCCCGCGGGCGTGGTCGATGGggagcaactgcagctgcaGGAGCACAACCAGAACCAAACCCAATCCCAGTCCTCTGGGCGGCGCCAGCACGTGGTGGCCAACATGATCATGTCGCCGGCGGCGGGCAACTTAGCGTCACAGATTCAAGTAGTGCCAAAG GAGGAGGTGAAGCCGCCGCCGAAGCCAGCGAAGACTCCGCGCAAGCGCCAACCGAAGAAAACGCTCATCCCCAGCAGTAGCGACTACGGCAATGTGCGCAGTCCCCAGGAGCCGCAGCATCAccagttgcagcagcaacagcaacagcagcagcagcacaatcagcaacagcagcagcagaacacGTACTACGACTTCAACAGCAAGTGGAACACTCCGCTCAAGACGGAAAACAATGCGGCGTCCGTATCGCCGGCGGCCACTATCAACATACCCACATATCCGCAGCAgagccaacagcagcagcaccagcagcagcaagcgcagcagcaacagcagcagcacttgCCGCAGCCGGCCCACCTGCAGTCCTCGCAGGCCCAGTCGCACTTGACCCAGTTGGCGCAATACTATCCTGCCTTCCCCCAGCCTATTGCCTCCCAGTACACGGCCTgcatgcagcagcagcaacagcagcagcagcaacaacagcagcagcaacagcaggcggCCTACacgcaacagcagcaccagcaggcgtacacgcagcagcagcaacaacaggcgcagcagcagcgacaggAGAAGAACGAGGCCAcccagcagcaggaggaggaggcgacGGCGgccgcagcggcggcggcagcagcagcggccagCAACAAGGTCATCGTGCCTAACATCGAGGAGGAACTGGACTTTCTGGCCGACGCCACAGCTGCGCCGAAGCAGGGATACTCCAACTCACTGTCCAGCAACGGGCGCGGAACCAACTCCTCCACGAATAACACCAACTTTGGCATACGTAATCCGAACAAGACTCCCTCTCCGGAGCCATCGAACTGCCCGCCCAATTCGCATGCTGCCAATAATGGGCATGGCCATTCGGTGGTCACGCCCGCGACGCCTTCGACCAGCGGCGCAAGTGCAGCCACGACGTACAGTCCGGCTGCTCCCAAGCCTGTCAGCGTGGGCACGCAGATTGGGGAGAAGAAGACTCAGTTCATGGACAGCTATCTAAAGTTTCTGCAGGGCGAGCGAGACGACGATCCGCCGCCGGTGGTGAAGCCATCACGGAAATTAAATTACCCACGAGCTCCGTACAAGCGGAAAGGCAAAGGATCTGGGAGCGGTGGCGACGAACCGACCACTTCGCAGGCAACGCAGTCGGCGGGGGATGCCGGCCAGGCGGTGGATGGACTCGCAGGGCTCGTGGGCGATGATGGGCATCGCATCAAAATACTCTCGCAGACGCAAATACTCCCCAAGAAGCGTCCGCATGCCCAAATGGTGGCTGCTGCAGCCGCGGCGGAATCCGCACCTTCGTCGTCGGTGATCCAGCAGCCCGGGGATCAAACCTCCTTCCGGCCATacgcccagcagcaacagcaggcgcaacagcaacagcagcaacaatcgATGAGCGGCCAGCACTTTGTGCAGCAGCATTGCGCCCAACTGACAGCTGGAGCGGGTCAAG ACCCCTTGAGTGTGCCGCCGCGTCGGGAGCAATGCTCCCGCAAGGCCAAGCAGAGCAGCATGCATGCCATGCTCATGAATTCCAGTGCCGTCGCCGGCGACACCGGAGTCGTCGGCGAGCCGGAGGAGTTCACCGACTCGGATACGGATCCCGTGTGGACTCCGCAGGAGGAAGAC AGCGACGACGGCAAGGGCTATGGGAAGCGCAAGCTAGCTCGTCGGTCGAAGGGCACACCCCGCAAGAACACTTACGACCATGCCTCAGAACtgcaacaaccacaacaacagcaacaacaccaccagcaactgcagcagatGCAGGTTAGCCAGCAACACcatcagcaacaacagcagcagcaacaggtgcAACAACTATCCGGTGGCGGCGAATCTGGCTACAATTCGCAGCAGAACATGTCCGGAGTGGCGGATGTGGGCTATGCCAGTGCATCATCGGGCACAGCTGCCAACTCAGAGAACTTTAAA ACGGGCGACTTTATAGTTCTGCGATCGGATCTTGTGAACGACTGGCCCACCATTTGGCAGGTGGACTCTAAGTGCATTTTGCAGAAGTACGAACCCTTCCGCCAAAACGGAAAAACCTTCTATCGTAACATGTCAAAG TATGCCTCTTGGAATCTCGAAACGAAGAAACTCTACCTCAAAGCACCAGTGCGCATTCAGCTGCATTCCCACACCGAGACAATTGTCGAGTTCATGCGATCTGAGCTGCTGGCCGATGATACCGAGCAATTTATTGAGAAGATCATGGAGGACTATCTGTCGTACAGGGACAATTTTGAGATCTATATTCAGACCATGATCTCGCAAGCCCTCGACCCAAGCTTCTTCTCGGAAATAACGCGGGAAAAGG ACGACTACTTTTTGGGCAGCGTGCGGGTGGTGGACAATATCATGGAAAATTGCAAGCGCAAGCTGCTGGCCATCACTCCTTGGACGCGGAGTACAATCTCCTCCATCGAGACCTGGCCCAAGTGCCATGTGTTCTCCGAGTGGGAACAAAACAACCTAACGCAAAAGAACTGCGCCGGCTGCCATCAACCAGGCATCGCTGTGCGTTTTCTACTCTTCGGAGAGCCATATAATCCAAACACCATGCAGACCATACCCGTGGATCCGCGCATAGTTTACGAGAAG GACATTGTCCTATGCCGCATTTGCGCAGCTCGAGCAGATCTCTTCCACAAGATTGCCCACGAAAAGTACAATCTGTTTATCAACTGCTCGCAACGGGTgacggagcagcagcaacagttccCTGGGAAGACGTCAACAGAAATCCTAAATGATCTGCTGGCCGAGCACAATTGGATAGATGAG CTGTTCCGTAACATGCGCAACTGCTGGGCCGAGGTGGAGAGTCTGGAGCGGCAGAAGCGTTTCCGAGAGGTCATGCAGTAA
- the LOC108028333 gene encoding putative uncharacterized protein DDB_G0271606 isoform X3 — translation MDPNSSPWSYAYNRIVPASAGSSGGTAEDFQHPHLATITAASIASFNAAAASGGSFVPPSPIGSYNPVFQQIYHHAAAASVQPKPAHYASSAVSTPHRQLQLPSSLDKQLSSFQNQAAVSAAAAAVVNNVASNYYGENSSSSGASPSPTTVALTSTSLTWNTPNMISNTFLAMQQQQQQQQAQQQQQQAQQQQQQAQQQQLNLVADKVEEVKPPPKPAKTPRKRQPKKTLIPSSSDYGNVRSPQEPQHHQLQQQQQQQQQHNQQQQQQNTYYDFNSKWNTPLKTENNAASVSPAATINIPTYPQQSQQQQHQQQQAQQQQQQHLPQPAHLQSSQAQSHLTQLAQYYPAFPQPIASQYTACMQQQQQQQQQQQQQQQQAAYTQQQHQQAYTQQQQQQAQQQRQEKNEATQQQEEEATAAAAAAAAAAASNKVIVPNIEEELDFLADATAAPKQGYSNSLSSNGRGTNSSTNNTNFGIRNPNKTPSPEPSNCPPNSHAANNGHGHSVVTPATPSTSGASAATTYSPAAPKPVSVGTQIGEKKTQFMDSYLKFLQGERDDDPPPVVKPSRKLNYPRAPYKRKGKGSGSGGDEPTTSQATQSAGDAGQAVDGLAGLVGDDGHRIKILSQTQILPKKRPHAQMVAAAAAAESAPSSSVIQQPGDQTSFRPYAQQQQQAQQQQQQQSMSGQHFVQQHCAQLTAGAGQDPLSVPPRREQCSRKAKQSSMHAMLMNSSAVAGDTGVVGEPEEFTDSDTDPVWTPQEEDSDDGKGYGKRKLARRSKGTPRKNTYDHASELQQPQQQQQHHQQLQQMQVSQQHHQQQQQQQQVQQLSGGGESGYNSQQNMSGVADVGYASASSGTAANSENFKTGDFIVLRSDLVNDWPTIWQVDSKCILQKYEPFRQNGKTFYRNMSKYASWNLETKKLYLKAPVRIQLHSHTETIVEFMRSELLADDTEQFIEKIMEDYLSYRDNFEIYIQTMISQALDPSFFSEITREKDDYFLGSVRVVDNIMENCKRKLLAITPWTRSTISSIETWPKCHVFSEWEQNNLTQKNCAGCHQPGIAVRFLLFGEPYNPNTMQTIPVDPRIVYEKDIVLCRICAARADLFHKIAHEKYNLFINCSQRVTEQQQQFPGKTSTEILNDLLAEHNWIDELFRNMRNCWAEVESLERQKRFREVMQ, via the exons ATGGATCCCAACTCCAGTCCCTGGTCGTACGCCTACAACCGCATCGTGCCCGCCAGCGCCGGCAGCTCTGGAGGAACAGCAGAGGACTTCCAGCACCCGCACCTGGCCACCATCACAGCCGCCAGCATCGCCAGCTTCAATGCGGCAGCCGCCAGTGGTGGCAGCTTTGTGCCTCCTTCGCCGATTGGCAGCTACAACCCAGTATTCCAGCAGATATACCACCATGCGGCGGCGGCCAGTGTCCAGCCAAAACCCGCCCACTATGCCTCGTCGGCGGTCAGCACGCCACACCGCCAGCTGCAGCTACCCAGCTCGCTGGACAAGCAGCTCAGCTCGTTCCAGAACCAGGCGGCTGTGTCGGCGGCAGCGGCCGCTGTGGTCAACAATGTGGCCTCGAATTACTACGGGGAGAACTCCTCGTCAAGTGGAGCATCGCCCTCGCCCACAACGGTGGCGCTGACGTCGACGTCGCTGACATGGAACACGCCGAACATGATATCGAACACCTTCCTGGccatgcagcagcagcagcaacaacagcaggcgcaacagcaacagcaacaggcccagcagcaacagcagcaggcgcagcagcaacagctcaACCTGGTGGCCGACAAAGTG GAGGAGGTGAAGCCGCCGCCGAAGCCAGCGAAGACTCCGCGCAAGCGCCAACCGAAGAAAACGCTCATCCCCAGCAGTAGCGACTACGGCAATGTGCGCAGTCCCCAGGAGCCGCAGCATCAccagttgcagcagcaacagcaacagcagcagcagcacaatcagcaacagcagcagcagaacacGTACTACGACTTCAACAGCAAGTGGAACACTCCGCTCAAGACGGAAAACAATGCGGCGTCCGTATCGCCGGCGGCCACTATCAACATACCCACATATCCGCAGCAgagccaacagcagcagcaccagcagcagcaagcgcagcagcaacagcagcagcacttgCCGCAGCCGGCCCACCTGCAGTCCTCGCAGGCCCAGTCGCACTTGACCCAGTTGGCGCAATACTATCCTGCCTTCCCCCAGCCTATTGCCTCCCAGTACACGGCCTgcatgcagcagcagcaacagcagcagcagcaacaacagcagcagcaacagcaggcggCCTACacgcaacagcagcaccagcaggcgtacacgcagcagcagcaacaacaggcgcagcagcagcgacaggAGAAGAACGAGGCCAcccagcagcaggaggaggaggcgacGGCGgccgcagcggcggcggcagcagcagcggccagCAACAAGGTCATCGTGCCTAACATCGAGGAGGAACTGGACTTTCTGGCCGACGCCACAGCTGCGCCGAAGCAGGGATACTCCAACTCACTGTCCAGCAACGGGCGCGGAACCAACTCCTCCACGAATAACACCAACTTTGGCATACGTAATCCGAACAAGACTCCCTCTCCGGAGCCATCGAACTGCCCGCCCAATTCGCATGCTGCCAATAATGGGCATGGCCATTCGGTGGTCACGCCCGCGACGCCTTCGACCAGCGGCGCAAGTGCAGCCACGACGTACAGTCCGGCTGCTCCCAAGCCTGTCAGCGTGGGCACGCAGATTGGGGAGAAGAAGACTCAGTTCATGGACAGCTATCTAAAGTTTCTGCAGGGCGAGCGAGACGACGATCCGCCGCCGGTGGTGAAGCCATCACGGAAATTAAATTACCCACGAGCTCCGTACAAGCGGAAAGGCAAAGGATCTGGGAGCGGTGGCGACGAACCGACCACTTCGCAGGCAACGCAGTCGGCGGGGGATGCCGGCCAGGCGGTGGATGGACTCGCAGGGCTCGTGGGCGATGATGGGCATCGCATCAAAATACTCTCGCAGACGCAAATACTCCCCAAGAAGCGTCCGCATGCCCAAATGGTGGCTGCTGCAGCCGCGGCGGAATCCGCACCTTCGTCGTCGGTGATCCAGCAGCCCGGGGATCAAACCTCCTTCCGGCCATacgcccagcagcaacagcaggcgcaacagcaacagcagcaacaatcgATGAGCGGCCAGCACTTTGTGCAGCAGCATTGCGCCCAACTGACAGCTGGAGCGGGTCAAG ACCCCTTGAGTGTGCCGCCGCGTCGGGAGCAATGCTCCCGCAAGGCCAAGCAGAGCAGCATGCATGCCATGCTCATGAATTCCAGTGCCGTCGCCGGCGACACCGGAGTCGTCGGCGAGCCGGAGGAGTTCACCGACTCGGATACGGATCCCGTGTGGACTCCGCAGGAGGAAGAC AGCGACGACGGCAAGGGCTATGGGAAGCGCAAGCTAGCTCGTCGGTCGAAGGGCACACCCCGCAAGAACACTTACGACCATGCCTCAGAACtgcaacaaccacaacaacagcaacaacaccaccagcaactgcagcagatGCAGGTTAGCCAGCAACACcatcagcaacaacagcagcagcaacaggtgcAACAACTATCCGGTGGCGGCGAATCTGGCTACAATTCGCAGCAGAACATGTCCGGAGTGGCGGATGTGGGCTATGCCAGTGCATCATCGGGCACAGCTGCCAACTCAGAGAACTTTAAA ACGGGCGACTTTATAGTTCTGCGATCGGATCTTGTGAACGACTGGCCCACCATTTGGCAGGTGGACTCTAAGTGCATTTTGCAGAAGTACGAACCCTTCCGCCAAAACGGAAAAACCTTCTATCGTAACATGTCAAAG TATGCCTCTTGGAATCTCGAAACGAAGAAACTCTACCTCAAAGCACCAGTGCGCATTCAGCTGCATTCCCACACCGAGACAATTGTCGAGTTCATGCGATCTGAGCTGCTGGCCGATGATACCGAGCAATTTATTGAGAAGATCATGGAGGACTATCTGTCGTACAGGGACAATTTTGAGATCTATATTCAGACCATGATCTCGCAAGCCCTCGACCCAAGCTTCTTCTCGGAAATAACGCGGGAAAAGG ACGACTACTTTTTGGGCAGCGTGCGGGTGGTGGACAATATCATGGAAAATTGCAAGCGCAAGCTGCTGGCCATCACTCCTTGGACGCGGAGTACAATCTCCTCCATCGAGACCTGGCCCAAGTGCCATGTGTTCTCCGAGTGGGAACAAAACAACCTAACGCAAAAGAACTGCGCCGGCTGCCATCAACCAGGCATCGCTGTGCGTTTTCTACTCTTCGGAGAGCCATATAATCCAAACACCATGCAGACCATACCCGTGGATCCGCGCATAGTTTACGAGAAG GACATTGTCCTATGCCGCATTTGCGCAGCTCGAGCAGATCTCTTCCACAAGATTGCCCACGAAAAGTACAATCTGTTTATCAACTGCTCGCAACGGGTgacggagcagcagcaacagttccCTGGGAAGACGTCAACAGAAATCCTAAATGATCTGCTGGCCGAGCACAATTGGATAGATGAG CTGTTCCGTAACATGCGCAACTGCTGGGCCGAGGTGGAGAGTCTGGAGCGGCAGAAGCGTTTCCGAGAGGTCATGCAGTAA